One Streptomyces sp. R28 DNA window includes the following coding sequences:
- a CDS encoding polysaccharide lyase family 1 protein produces the protein MASPSHRPTHRRSLRGRRTVVVTAAVAAAGIGAGVFVLNANAGAVDLYHQALPAKDGWAASGAGTTGGSKADSAHVYTVSTRAQLVKALGSVSDTTPRIIKIKGTIDANTDDVGKKLTCADYASGTGYSLSAYLKAYDPATYGKKAPSGTQENARKAAADKQKKNIVFRVPANTTVVGVPGTNAGIKGGSLQVQNVKNVIVRNLTFADTQDCFPQWDPTDGSTGEWNSNYDAVTLRGVTNVWADHNTFTDAPTFDSAEKTYFGRKYQVHDGALDITNGSDLVTVERNLFSNHDKTMLIGSSDTDSTGKLRVTIHHNVWKGIVQRAPLARIGQIHLYNNVYDTTTLNGYAPKYSIDSRARAQVVAEHNAWKLPSGAKVAKLLSGDGTGSIAGGGNLVNGTTTDIVAACNAASSKKIKTTVNWKPALTAGLQTSVKNLITELTGTTGAGALS, from the coding sequence GTGGCATCCCCTTCCCACCGCCCCACCCACCGTCGTTCCCTCCGCGGACGCCGCACCGTCGTCGTCACCGCCGCCGTCGCTGCCGCCGGCATAGGTGCCGGGGTCTTCGTGCTGAACGCGAACGCCGGCGCGGTCGACCTGTACCACCAGGCGCTGCCCGCCAAGGACGGCTGGGCGGCCTCCGGCGCCGGTACGACGGGCGGCTCGAAGGCGGACTCCGCACACGTGTACACCGTCAGCACCCGCGCCCAGCTCGTGAAGGCGCTGGGGTCGGTCTCCGACACCACGCCCCGGATCATCAAGATCAAGGGCACCATCGACGCCAACACCGACGACGTCGGCAAGAAGCTGACCTGCGCCGACTACGCCTCCGGCACCGGCTACTCGCTCTCCGCCTACCTCAAGGCCTACGACCCGGCGACCTACGGCAAGAAGGCGCCGTCCGGCACGCAGGAGAACGCCCGCAAGGCCGCCGCGGACAAACAGAAGAAGAACATCGTCTTCCGCGTCCCCGCCAACACCACCGTCGTGGGCGTCCCCGGCACGAACGCCGGCATCAAGGGCGGCAGCCTGCAGGTGCAGAACGTCAAGAACGTCATCGTCCGCAACCTCACCTTCGCCGACACCCAGGACTGCTTCCCGCAGTGGGACCCCACCGACGGCTCGACGGGCGAGTGGAACTCCAACTACGACGCCGTCACCCTGCGCGGGGTGACCAACGTGTGGGCGGACCACAACACGTTCACCGACGCGCCGACCTTCGACAGCGCCGAGAAGACCTACTTCGGCCGCAAGTACCAGGTCCACGACGGAGCCCTCGACATCACCAACGGCTCCGACCTGGTGACCGTCGAACGCAACCTGTTCAGCAACCACGACAAGACGATGCTGATCGGCAGCAGCGACACCGACAGCACCGGCAAGCTGCGCGTCACCATCCACCACAACGTGTGGAAGGGGATCGTGCAGCGGGCGCCCCTGGCCCGCATCGGCCAGATCCACCTCTACAACAACGTCTACGACACGACCACACTCAACGGCTACGCGCCGAAGTACAGCATCGACTCCCGCGCCAGGGCTCAGGTCGTCGCCGAGCACAACGCCTGGAAGCTGCCGTCCGGCGCCAAGGTCGCCAAGCTGCTGAGCGGCGACGGCACCGGCTCGATCGCCGGCGGCGGCAACCTCGTCAACGGCACGACGACCGACATCGTGGCCGCCTGCAACGCCGCGAGCTCGAAGAAGATCAAGACGACGGTGAACTGGAAGCCGGCCCTGACGGCGGGTCTCCAGACGTCGGTGAAGAACCTGATCACCGAGCTGACGGGCACGACGGGTGCCGGGGCGCTGTCCTGA
- a CDS encoding DoxX family protein produces the protein MQTAHVVVTVVAALMAGFSGTVLLMRAQWIVQALTDYSVPRSWWTWLGLAKAAGAVGLVVGLLVPVIGVLAGVGLVLYFLGAAVTVARARWYAHIPFPLVYAAPVVGALALA, from the coding sequence ATGCAGACCGCACACGTCGTCGTCACCGTCGTGGCCGCCCTGATGGCCGGATTCTCCGGCACCGTCCTGCTCATGCGGGCCCAGTGGATCGTGCAGGCGCTCACCGACTACTCCGTGCCCCGGTCGTGGTGGACCTGGCTCGGGCTGGCGAAGGCCGCCGGGGCCGTGGGGCTGGTGGTCGGCCTGCTCGTGCCCGTGATCGGGGTGCTGGCCGGGGTCGGTCTGGTGCTGTACTTCCTCGGGGCCGCGGTGACGGTGGCGCGGGCCCGGTGGTACGCGCACATCCCGTTCCCACTGGTGTACGCCGCCCCGGTCGTCGGCGCGCTCGCTCTGGCGTAG